CAAGCCGAGCTGGGTCTGCAGCGCCTGCTTCTGCTGAACGATTTCGAGGCCCTGGCCCTGTCGTTGCCACGCCTGCGCCCGCAGCAGCAGCGGGCGCTGGGGCAGCAGGCCGTGGATTGGCAGCAGCCGCTGGCGGTGGTCGGTCCTGGGACGGGTTTGGGCGTGGCGGCCCTGCTGCCGCAGCCGGGCGGCTGGCGCGCGCTGGCGGGTGAGGGTGGGCATGCCACCTTGGCGCCCTTCAATGACGAGGAGTCGGCTCTGCTGGCTCTGGCGCGGCGCCAGCATCCGCATGTGTCCGCCGAACGCCTGTTGTCGGGTCTGGGCCTGCCCTTGCTCTATGCCTGCGTGGCCGAACTGCAAGGGGCGCGGGCGGTGGCTGATGTGGATGCCCGCTGGTTGCTGGAGCGCGCGCTGGCCGACGATGACGCGCTGGCCAGCCGGACCCTGAATCATTTTTGCGCCCTGCTGGGGGGCTTTGCGGGCTCGGTGGCGCTGACCCTGGGCGCGCGTGGCGGGGTGTTCTTGGGTGGCGGTCTGTTGCCGCGCCTGGGTGAGCGCTTTGTGCAGTCCGCCTTCCGTGAGCGTTTCGAGGCCAAGGGCCGCTATCGCGACTACTTGGCCGCCATCCCCACCGTGCTGATCAGCGACAGCCTGGCCGCCCTGGATGGGGCCGCGCAGGCGCTCTCTCAGCGGGCATGACCCGGGCTGTTTACCAGTTGCCCGAACGCACGCTCAGCTCCCACTGGCCCTTGCTCAGGGTGTAGATGCCAACGGCGCCGCTGCGCTGTTCGCCGTCCTCGCCCATGCGCATCAGGCTGGTCACGGGCGCATGCCCTTCAAAGGTCTTCAGCCGCTCGAGCAGCTTGGTTCGGTCCAAGCTGCCATTGCGACTCAGGGCCTCGGCCACCAAGTGGATGGCATCGAAGGCGTAGTGCGCAGCGTAATAGGGCTCGCCCCCAAAGCGCTCGCGAAACTGCAGCAGGAAGTCCTTGCCGCCCAGAAATTCCTGCGCGCTGACGATGGGCGTGCTGGCGTAGAGCGCGCGGCTGCCCACCTCGGCCTTGCCCAGGCGCGGGGTCTTGAGCGTGTCGCTGCCCAACACGGGCAATTCAGGCAACCCGGCGGCATTGAGCTGGGGCAGCAGCGCCTCGACCTGAAAGTCGGCCACGGTGGTGATCAGCAGGTCGGGCTTGGCTTGAGCGAGTTCGCGCACCGCAGCACCAAACTCGGTGCCTTTGTCGTCCACCACCTGCTGGGCCACCGGCCCGCTGCCTGAGCGGATCAGCGAGCGCGACACGGCCTCGATCAGACCCTTGCCGTAAGGGGTGCCGTCATGCAAGGTGGCAATCCGCTTGGCCCCCAGCTTTTGGCGCGCAAACTGCGCCAGGGCCAGGGCCTGCATGTCGTCATTGGCCACCAGGCGCAGGGTGGTGGGCAAACCCAGCTGGGTGTACTCGGGCTTGGTGGAGATGGCCAGTTGCACCACGCCGGCCTGGGCATAGACGGGGGCGGCGGCCATGCTGACGCCCGAGTTCAGATGGGCGATGGCCGCCAGCACCTGTTGACCTACCAGGGACTGG
Above is a window of Inhella inkyongensis DNA encoding:
- a CDS encoding branched-chain amino acid ABC transporter substrate-binding protein; its protein translation is MERTPTTTFPQRRHWLIGAGLLGLSGAGAFALWPQKPVSVRIGVGQPLSGPLAALGKDMLQGAQLAAEHINRDGGVRIGTQRLPIEILSADDRAEPQAGVAAAQSLVGQQVLAAIAHLNSGVSMAAAPVYAQAGVVQLAISTKPEYTQLGLPTTLRLVANDDMQALALAQFARQKLGAKRIATLHDGTPYGKGLIEAVSRSLIRSGSGPVAQQVVDDKGTEFGAAVRELAQAKPDLLITTVADFQVEALLPQLNAAGLPELPVLGSDTLKTPRLGKAEVGSRALYASTPIVSAQEFLGGKDFLLQFRERFGGEPYYAAHYAFDAIHLVAEALSRNGSLDRTKLLERLKTFEGHAPVTSLMRMGEDGEQRSGAVGIYTLSKGQWELSVRSGNW
- the glk gene encoding glucokinase encodes the protein MPASLNPAAPLPWLLADVGGSHARFAWVEAAGQAPQHVRTLAVSEFPSLQAAAQAYLEGLRLQRPGEPARPASAALALATPLGGDAVRFTNSAWSFSRQALQAELGLQRLLLLNDFEALALSLPRLRPQQQRALGQQAVDWQQPLAVVGPGTGLGVAALLPQPGGWRALAGEGGHATLAPFNDEESALLALARRQHPHVSAERLLSGLGLPLLYACVAELQGARAVADVDARWLLERALADDDALASRTLNHFCALLGGFAGSVALTLGARGGVFLGGGLLPRLGERFVQSAFRERFEAKGRYRDYLAAIPTVLISDSLAALDGAAQALSQRA